In one Lolium rigidum isolate FL_2022 chromosome 3, APGP_CSIRO_Lrig_0.1, whole genome shotgun sequence genomic region, the following are encoded:
- the LOC124697564 gene encoding proline-rich receptor-like protein kinase PERK4 — protein sequence MSSNPSSPPSPPSNNTSPPSAAPPPSPDSSSAPTVNSSSPAPSSSSPPPAPSKSHGAPASPAAIHTPSAQSSRGTGDSSRSEQAYVRRVSPAEIVFAAAGAAALLALLIAACVCCSRRTAPRRRRKPRNPMHFYADTASGHQGNSTSYASGPQPQWQSDTGAGPSTSISGPPGASWHVPPDMNSGQPLHTPAPQEALVFGKGTFTYEELAAATGDFSQANLLGQGGFGYVHKGVLPSGKAVAVKQLKAGSGQGEREFQAEVDIISRVHHRHLVSLVGYCIAGTSRMLVYEFVPNKTLEFHLHGKGLPPMAWATRLRIALGSAKGLAYLHEDCQPRIIHRDIKSANILLDNNFEAMVADFGLAKLASDNNTHVTTRVMGTFGYLAPEYASSGRLTEKSDVFSYGVVLLELLTGRRPIDATTQLFLEDGLVDWARPALSRALAGGDYDAVADPRLEGSYDPVEMARVAASAAACVRQSAKKRPRMSQIVRALEGDMSLEDLNEGVRPGQSVLFGEAGSSG from the exons ATGTCCTCTAATCCCTCGTCACCACCGTCGCCGCCATCGAACAACACCTCTCCTCCTTCAGCCGCCCCGCCGCCGTCACCGGACTCGTCCTCTGCACCAACGGTAAACTCGTCTTCGCCGGCGCCATCCAGCTCCTCGCCTCCGCCGGCGCCGTCCAAGTCCCATGGCGCTCCGGCGTCACCGGCCGCGATCCACACTCCATCTGCCCAATCCTCTAGAGGCACGGGTGACTCGAGCAGGTCGGAGCAGGCTTATGTGCGCCGCGTCAGCCCGGCTGAGATCGTTTTCGCTGCCGCCGGGGCGGCCGCCCTTCTTGCGCTCCTCATTGCCGCCTGCGTGTGCTGCTCGAGGAGGACGGCGCCGAGGAGGCGGCGGAAGCCTCGCAACCCGATGCATTTCTACGCAGACACTGCCTCCGGACACCAAG GCAACAGCACGAGCTACGCCAGTGGGCCGCAGCCGCAATGGCAGAGCGACACGGGCGCGGGGCCGTCGACGAGCATATCCGGCCCGCCGGGTGCCTCCTGGCACGTGCCGCCCGACATGAACTCCGGCCAGCCGCTGCATACGCCGGCACCGCAAGAGGCGCTGGTGTTCGGCAAGGGCAcgttcacctacgaggagctcgcGGCGGCGACGGGCGACTTCTCCCAGGCGAACCTGCTCGGGCAGGGCGGGTTCGGGTACGTGCACAAGGGGGTGCTCCCCAGCGGCAAGGCGGTGGCCGTGAAGCAGCTCAAGGCCGGGAGCGGCCAGGGGGAGCGCGAGTTCCAGGCCGAGGTGGACATCATCAGCCGGGTGCACCACCGCCACCTCGTGTCCCTCGTCGGATACTGCATCGCCGGCACCAGCCGCATGCTCGTCTACGAGTTCGTCCCCAACAAGACGCTCGAGTTCCACCTCCATG GGAAAGGGTTGCCGCCAATGGCATGGGCGACGAGGCTGCGCATCGCGCTCGGGTCGGCGAAGGGTCTCGCCTACCTGCACGAAGACT GCCAGCCCCGGATCATCCACCGCGACATCAAATCCGCCAACATCCTCCTCGACAACAACTTCGAGGCGATGGTCGCGGACTTTGGGCTAGCCAAGCTGGCGTCCGACAACAACACGCACGTCACGACCCGCGTCATGGGGACGTTCGGGTACCTGGCGCCGGAGTACGCGTCGAGCGGGAGGCTGACGGAGAAGTCGGACGTGTTCTCCTACGGCGTGGTGCTGCTGGAGCTCCTGACGGGGCGGCGGCCCATCGACGCCACGACGCAGCTGTTCCTGGAAGACGGCCTCGTGGACTGGGCGAGGCCGGCCCTGTCGCGCGCGCTGGCCGGCGGCGACTACGACGCCGTTGCGGACCCGAGGCTGGAGGGCAGCTACGACCCGGTGGAGATGGCGCGCGTGGCGGCCAGTGCCGCGGCCTGCGTCCGGCAGTCGGCCAAGAAGCGCCCCAGGATGAGCCAG ATAGTGAGGGCGCTGGAGGGGGACATGTCGCTCGAGGACCTGAACGAGGGGGTTCGGCCGGGGCAGAGTGTGCTGTTCGGCGAGGCGGGGTCGTCGGGGTAA